One region of Trichosurus vulpecula isolate mTriVul1 chromosome 1, mTriVul1.pri, whole genome shotgun sequence genomic DNA includes:
- the F2RL2 gene encoding proteinase-activated receptor 3, with the protein MKGNPVIKMKTLLWAMIQLVFLSSTTLSQSGTYHAPNDAGEPTVGIKTFRGAPQSSYEKFPDFVIEGWTGTTPTEEKCAMDKSSVVTLRVNNNTIGYLTSSLSTKLIPAIYIVVFSVGVSANTATLWMLYFQTKSISMNIFYINLAVADLLFCITLPFKIAYHLHGNNWLFGEAMCRMTTAVFYGNMYCTTLLLACISISRYLAIVHPFTYRGLPKRTYAMLACGLVWATLFLYMVPLFITKQVYYLDQLGIYTCHDVHNTCEMMSPFHLYYFISLAFVGFVIPLVVIIFCYTSIIRTLKAYDQKWFWYIKVSLLILVIFAICFTPSNILLITHHVNYYNNNIDDLYFSYLIALCLGSLNSCLDPFLYFLMSKITDRSSAYLTIVKTS; encoded by the coding sequence GTACATATCATGCCCCTAACGATGCTGGAGAACCAACCGTAGGTATCAAGACCTTTCGAGGTGCCCCCCAAAGTTCCTATGAAAAATTTCCTGATTTTGTTATAGAAGGGTGGACTGGAACTACTCCAACTGAAGAGAAGTGTGCTATGGATAAATCAAGTGTTGTTACCCTTCGTGTAAACAATAACACCATAGGCTATCTGACGAGCTCCCTAAGCACCAAGCTAATACCTGCTATATACATAGTGGTATTCTCAGTGGGTGTGTCAGCCAACACAGCAACCCTGTGGATGCTTTACTTCCAGACCAAGTCTATCTCAATGAACATCTTCTACATTAACTTGGCTGTGGCAGATCTCCTCTTTTGTATCACACTTCCCTTTAAGATAGCCTATCATCTCCATGGAAATAACTGGCTCTTTGGAGAAGCCATGTGCCGTATGACCACTGCTGTTTTCTATGGCAACATGTATTGCACCACTCTGCTCCTTGCCTGCATCAGCATCAGCCGCTACCTGGCCATTGTTCACCCTTTCACCTATCGTGGGCTCCCAAAGCGCACTTATGCAATGCTCGCTTGTGGCCTGGTGTGGGCCACTCTTTTCTTATATATGGTGCCACTCTTCATAACAAAGCAAGTATATTACCTGGACCAACTTGGGATCTATACTTGTCATGATGTACATAACACCTGTGAGATGATGTCACCCTTCCATCTCTACTACTTCATCTCTCTGGCCTTTGTTGGATTTGTAATTCCACTTGTTGTCATTATCTTCTGTTACACATCCATCATCCGGACACTTAAGGCCTATGATCAGAAATGGTTCTGGTATATTAAAGTGAGTCTCCTCATCCTAGTGATTTTTGCTATTTGTTTCACGCCAAGCAACATATTACTTATTACTCACCATGTGAACtactacaacaacaacatagaTGACTTATATTTTTCCTATCTCATCGCATTGTGCCTGGGCAGCCTGAACAGTTGCCTAGATCCATTCCTCTACTTTCTAATGTCCAAAATCACAGATCGGTCCAGTGCCTACCTGACAATCGTCAAGACATCTTAG